Proteins encoded within one genomic window of Triticum aestivum cultivar Chinese Spring chromosome 2D, IWGSC CS RefSeq v2.1, whole genome shotgun sequence:
- the LOC123050222 gene encoding receptor-like protein 15: MQLAVALLCLLSFSGELLMPLCEGCVQADKRALLDIYSQLSTLPHIDWDWSDWDWVDGHCCLWPGVTCSNSRPARVTGLDLGANVPSPCLLNATMFLPLQELQTLSLDLNIKGCIPGAGFDVWSKLRKLTSLDLAGNILSDYSISSLVAVSSLRRLFISSNDLTSPMAIQHLSTMKLDTLDLSDNAFNGTLPTGICNMENLEELHLRSSTLFGELPSCIGNLTSLRILDLSNNLFTIKFPSLSFAHLTSLVKLSLSNNNLEGVLFLGSLSNSSQLTHLDLSSSGNHFQVETVTPTMSLSAQLQVMILPNCNLNGNPAVILSFLSHQHALEAVDISNNNLSGHFPSWLIEKNVNLSHLNLQGNSFSGSVLLPSKVHDSLYWLDASHNRLSKLPTGINITFPNLYYFSAFNGSKSNIRSLFLSGNNFYGSFPQGILLGSIYHLLLNDNQITGEIPDNICLGQQLTLLDVSSNKLTGSLPTCIHALENIAILNLRGNSLGGSIPLKLCHLKNLVFLDMSKNNLSGPVQCLPSLQYLHLSENRLNGTFPFPLSSGTDTYTMDLRQNQFSGILPELMHKSFPKLKILLLEGNMFEGLIPNDICHLRYWRLLDLSHNKLSGQLPSCLSNMGLDGDLYSFLYNDSDTSVVMNHTNDYDIGSVVGISPVPEFFIGPDQEEFMTKSRQDKYKGNILSYMSGLDVSSNQLEGYIPKSIGDMKWLRALNFSNNCFHGPIPDSLSHLSNLESLDLSHNNLTGQIPQELVELHSLEVFTVAYNNLSGPTLGRNGQFITFDERSYAGDPYLCGPPLLKSCFDAPSILQPEEHEDDSKLANLALFSFSVLCYLIGFWTSLVVLYFKRRWRWSWFSAVDRLGDILMVRSALCMRRFNRTD, encoded by the exons ATGCAGCTGGCAGTGGCTCTGCTCTGCCTCCTGAGCTTCTCCGGCGAGCTTTTGATGCCCCTGTGTGAGGGGTGTGTGCAGGCCGATAAGAGAGCGCTTCTGGACATCTACAGCCAGCTCTCCACGCTGCCGCACATCGACTGGGACTGGTCGGACTGGGACTGGGTTGACGGACATTGCTGCCTGTGGCCGGGGGTGACCTGCAGCAACTCCCGCCCCGCCCGTGTGACGGGCCTCGATCTTGGTGCAAACGTTCCTTCCCCGTGCCTCCTCAACGCTACTATGTTCCTTCCCTTGCAAGAGCTGCAGACCCTGTCCCTGGATCTAAATATCAAGGGATGCATACCTGGTGCAG GATTTGATGTGTGGTCAAAATTGCGGAAACTAACAAGCCTTGATCTAGCTGGAAATATCTTAAGTGACTACAGCATCTCATCCTTAGTTGCAGTTTCGTCACTACGGCGCCTGTTCATCAGTTCAAATGACTTGACCTCCCCCATGGCGATCCAAC ATTTGAGTACAATGAAGCTGGATACCCTTGATCTAAGCGATAATGCATTCAACGGCACCTTACCAACAG GTATTTGCAACATGGAAAATCTTGAAGAATTACATCTTCGTAGTAGTACGTTGTTTGGAGAGCTTCCATCGTGCATAGGGAATCTTACTTCTCTCAGAATTCTTGATCTGTCAAATAATCTATTTACGATAAAGTTTCCCTCTCTTAGCTTTGCCCATTTGACTTCATTGGTGAAGCTTTCCCTCTCCAATAACAATCTTGAAGGAGTTCTCTTCCTAGGTTCCTTGTCAAACAGTAGCCAACTGACACATCTGGATCTTTCAAGCAGTGGTAACCATTTTCAAGTGGAAACTGTGACTCCAACAATGAGCCTGTCAGCTCAGCTCCAGGTTATGATACTGCCAAATTGTAACCTTAATGGCAATCCTGCCGTTATATTAAGTTTCTTATCGCACCAACATGCATTAGAAGCTGTTGATATCTCTAATAACAACCTAAGCGGCCACTTCCCTTCATGGTTGATAGAGAAAAATGTGAACCTGTCACATCTAAATCTGCAAGGCAACTCCTTTAGTGGAAGTGTTCTTCTTCCATCCAAAGTACACGACAGTCTGTACTGGCTTGATGCATCTCATAATAGACTAAGCAAATTACCTACGGGCATCAACATCACATTCCCAAATCTGTACTAT TTTTCCGCCTTTAATGGAAGCAAGTCCAATATCCGTTCTTTGTTCCTGTCTGGCAACAATTTCTATGGTTCATTCCCTCAAGGCATACTATTAGGTTCCATCTACCATCTACTACTCAACGATAACCAAATCACCGGGGAAATCCCTGATAATATATGTCTTGGTCAGCAACTTACTTTGCTTGATGTTAGCAGTAACAAGTTGACTGGATCTCTCCCTACTTGCATACATGCACTCGAAAATATTGCCATCTTGAATCTAAGAGGCAATTCATTGGGTGGTTCGATCCCGCTGAAATTATGCCACCTTAAAAATCTTGTGTTCCTCGATATGTCAAAAAACAACCTTTCCGGTCCAGTGCAATGCTTACCCAGTTTGCAGTATCTTCACCTGAGTGAAAATCGACTAAATGGAACGTTCCCTTTCCCGTTGTCCTCGGGAACTGATACATACACAATGGATCTACGGCAGAACCAATTCAGTGGAATCCTTCCAGAATTGATGCACAAGTCCTTTCCAAAGCTAAAAATATTGTTGCTCGAAGGAAATATGTTTGAAGGACTGATTCCAAATGATATATGTCACTTAAGGTATTGGCGTCTACTAGATCTGTCTCATAATAAGCTCTCTGGACAGCTACCTTCATGCCTGAGCAATATGGGGTTAGATGGTGATTTGTATAGCTTCCTATACAATGACTCAGATACTTCAGTAGTAATGAATCACACCAATGACTATGATATTGGGAGCGTAGTAGGTATTTCTCCCGTGCCTGAATTTTTCATAGGACCAGACCAAGAAGAATTCATGACCAAGAGCAGGCAAGACAAATACAAGGGAAACATCCTCAGTTACATGTCTGGACTTGACGTCTCTTCAAACCAGTTGGAAGGATACATTCCTAAAAGTATAGGTGACATGAAATGGTTACGGGCACTGAATTTTTCCAACAACTGCTTTCATGGACCAATACCAGATTCCTTGTCACATTTAAGTAATCTCGAGAGCTTGGATCTGTCGCACAACAACTTGACAGGTCAAATACCACAAGAGTTGGTAGAACTACATTCTTTGGAGGTATTCACTGTGGCGTACAATAACTTGTCCGGCCCTACATTGGGTAGAAACGGACAATTCATCACATTTGATGAGAGGAGCTATGCAGGCGATCCGTATCTCTGCGGACCACCACTGCTGAAGAGTTGCTTTGATGCACCGTCGATTCTTCAGcctgaagaacatgaagatgaTAGTAAACTTGCCAACCTGGCACTATTCAGTTTTTCAGTGTTGTGCTACCTGATTGGTTTCTGGACCTCCTTGGTTGTGCTTTATTTCAAGAGAAGATGGCGCTGGTCATGGTTTTCAGCAGTGGACAGGCTTGGTGACATTCTGATGGTTAGGTCAGCTTTATGCATGAGAAGGTTTAACCGCACCGACTGA